From a region of the Synechococcus sp. PCC 7502 genome:
- a CDS encoding YifB family Mg chelatase-like AAA ATPase translates to MLARVWSASILGIEAVQVGVEVDVAGGLPTVVVVGLPDTAIQESRERVKAALKNSGYAFPMRKVVINLTPADLRKEGPSFDLPIGIGILAASEQIDPQLLSDHLFLGEVSLDGNLRGVAGVLPIAASALKMGMKGLIVPLENAQEAAVVQGLNVYGLSNLREVADFLSHPQNYAPVQSNIRFGEDVAPSEFQLDLKDVKGQQHARRALEIAASGGHNLVFVGPPGSGKTLLARRLPSILPPMSFKEALETTQVYSVAGLLKGRGLVSDRPFRSPHHSASGPALVGGGSFPKPGEISLASNGILFMDELTEFKRDVLEFLRQPLEDGFVSISRTRQSVTFPARFTLIASTNPCACGYYGDSIQQCTCTSKQREQYWAKLSGPLMDRIDLQVIVSRLKPEEITSFSEGENSASVRSRVQKARSIQQQRYKNEQNINCNAQMQSRHIRTWCKLDTACKNLIEAAIRKLGLSARASDRILKVSRTIADLEASELLTPAHVAEAIQYRTLDRLT, encoded by the coding sequence GTGTTAGCTAGGGTTTGGAGTGCTTCTATCCTTGGAATTGAGGCAGTACAAGTAGGGGTAGAAGTTGATGTGGCGGGCGGTTTACCCACAGTTGTAGTTGTGGGCTTACCTGATACTGCCATCCAAGAATCACGGGAACGGGTCAAAGCTGCCTTAAAAAATTCTGGCTATGCCTTCCCCATGCGTAAGGTAGTGATTAATCTTACCCCTGCGGATTTAAGGAAAGAGGGACCCAGCTTTGATTTACCTATAGGGATCGGTATCCTTGCCGCTTCCGAACAGATCGATCCACAACTACTATCAGATCATTTATTCTTAGGTGAAGTTTCCCTCGATGGTAATTTGCGGGGTGTTGCGGGTGTACTTCCGATCGCTGCTTCAGCCTTAAAAATGGGTATGAAAGGCTTGATTGTCCCCCTAGAAAATGCCCAAGAAGCCGCCGTTGTCCAAGGGTTAAATGTCTATGGGTTAAGCAATTTAAGGGAAGTGGCTGACTTTTTATCCCATCCGCAAAACTATGCTCCTGTACAAAGCAATATCAGGTTTGGTGAAGATGTAGCACCCTCTGAATTTCAACTAGACTTAAAAGATGTCAAGGGACAGCAACATGCTCGCCGTGCCTTAGAGATTGCCGCCTCAGGAGGACATAATCTAGTCTTTGTTGGTCCACCGGGATCGGGGAAAACCCTCTTGGCACGCAGATTGCCTAGTATTTTGCCACCTATGAGTTTTAAAGAAGCTTTAGAAACTACCCAAGTTTATTCTGTAGCGGGATTATTAAAAGGAAGAGGATTAGTGAGCGATCGCCCATTTAGGAGTCCCCATCATTCCGCCTCTGGTCCCGCTTTAGTTGGAGGGGGGAGTTTTCCTAAACCGGGGGAAATTTCTTTGGCTAGTAATGGTATCTTGTTCATGGATGAACTAACCGAATTTAAACGGGACGTGCTTGAGTTTCTGCGCCAGCCCTTAGAAGATGGCTTTGTGAGTATCTCTCGTACCCGTCAGTCGGTAACCTTCCCGGCGAGATTTACGCTAATCGCATCTACTAATCCCTGCGCCTGCGGTTATTACGGCGATTCTATCCAGCAATGTACCTGCACCTCTAAACAACGGGAACAATACTGGGCAAAGCTATCTGGACCTTTAATGGATCGGATTGACCTTCAAGTCATTGTCAGTCGTCTTAAGCCTGAGGAAATTACCAGTTTTAGTGAAGGTGAAAATTCGGCTTCGGTGCGATCGCGTGTGCAAAAAGCCAGATCTATCCAACAACAAAGATACAAAAACGAACAAAATATTAACTGCAATGCCCAAATGCAAAGTCGGCATATTCGGACTTGGTGCAAACTAGATACCGCCTGTAAAAATTTAATCGAAGCGGCAATTCGGAAATTAGGCTTATCTGCCCGTGCCAGCGATCGCATTTTGAAAGTATCTCGCACCATTGCTGACTTAGAAGCCTCGGAGTTACTCACACCCGCCCATGTGGCTGAAGCAATCCAGTACCGTACTTTAGATCGTCTAACCTAG
- a CDS encoding pentapeptide repeat-containing protein: MNPDELLKRYTAGEVNFAEINLRGANLSGADLIGVNLSKANLHSASLVFAYLTRTNLRSAILVGAKLGGANLNQAHLSESNLSDADLHGASLAGATMVNANAALANFLDANLIDADMRDISLRGANLAGACLRGANLRKELKRSANLTGACLHKADLRGANFTGADLSGADLRSANLTEATFTGVNLSGADLTKAIMKGCFLTEANLTGANLTGVNLTNAKIERANLTDVQMEDANLMGVIMPDTKLTRANMVNVNLMTAKLSRSDFSRVNLQRANLIEANLTEAYLARTNLFGADLTDAILTKAELSSANLAGAIMKGATMPDGTIHS, translated from the coding sequence ATGAATCCTGATGAGCTACTGAAACGATATACCGCCGGTGAAGTAAACTTTGCCGAAATTAATCTGCGGGGTGCTAATTTATCTGGGGCAGACTTAATTGGGGTGAACCTATCCAAAGCTAATCTCCATAGTGCTAGTTTAGTATTTGCTTATTTGACTCGTACTAATTTGCGATCGGCAATTTTAGTGGGGGCAAAATTAGGTGGTGCCAATCTCAATCAGGCGCATCTAAGTGAATCTAATCTCAGTGATGCGGATTTGCATGGAGCAAGTTTGGCGGGTGCCACTATGGTTAATGCCAATGCCGCTTTAGCTAATTTTTTGGATGCAAATCTGATTGATGCGGATATGCGGGATATTAGTCTGCGGGGAGCCAATCTAGCTGGAGCCTGTCTGCGAGGTGCCAATTTACGCAAAGAATTAAAGCGATCAGCAAACTTGACCGGTGCCTGTTTACATAAAGCTGATTTACGGGGGGCAAACTTTACGGGGGCTGATTTATCGGGGGCAGACTTGCGATCAGCAAATTTGACTGAGGCAACTTTTACGGGAGTTAATTTATCTGGGGCTGATTTAACCAAGGCAATTATGAAGGGCTGTTTTTTAACGGAAGCGAATTTGACAGGAGCAAACTTAACAGGTGTTAATTTAACAAATGCCAAGATTGAAAGAGCTAACCTCACGGATGTGCAAATGGAAGATGCCAATCTTATGGGGGTAATTATGCCCGATACTAAGCTCACTAGGGCAAACATGGTGAATGTCAACTTAATGACGGCAAAGCTTTCTCGTAGTGATTTTAGTCGGGTTAATTTGCAACGGGCTAACTTAATTGAAGCAAATCTGACCGAGGCTTACTTGGCAAGAACAAATCTCTTTGGTGCGGATTTAACCGATGCCATCTTAACTAAAGCCGAGCTTAGTAGTGCGAATTTAGCGGGGGCAATAATGAAAGGTGCAACTATGCCCGACGGGACAATTCATAGCTAA
- the purM gene encoding phosphoribosylformylglycinamidine cyclo-ligase — MDYRESGVDIQVGRNFVEGIRDLVSQTRRPGMLGDLGGFGGLFELPSGYQQPVLVSGTDGVGTKLKIAQACDRHDTVGIDLVAMCVNDILTSGAEPLFFLDYIATGKLKPEQLTEVIKGISLGCQSAGCGLLGGETAEMPGFYGAGEYDLAGFAVGVVEKSLLLNGTQVKDGDAIVGLASSGLHSNGFSLVRKIIADKGFNWSDRPFKNLDKDGDLVDQTLGEICLTPTQIYVKPVLSALKSSLKIHGLAHITGGGIPENLPRCLGQGQVMEILPQSWEIPQIFQWLAEQGQVNQADMFDTFNMGIGMAVVIDPDDLEQTLAHFTSYDIKSWHIGWVRTSLFPSAPKSI; from the coding sequence GTGGATTATCGTGAGTCAGGTGTAGATATTCAAGTTGGGCGCAACTTTGTTGAAGGCATTCGTGATTTAGTGTCGCAAACTCGTCGCCCCGGCATGTTAGGGGATTTAGGCGGTTTTGGCGGTTTATTTGAATTGCCTAGCGGTTATCAGCAACCAGTTTTAGTCTCTGGTACAGATGGAGTTGGTACTAAGCTTAAAATTGCCCAAGCCTGCGATCGCCACGATACCGTAGGTATAGACCTAGTTGCCATGTGTGTAAATGATATTTTGACCTCTGGAGCAGAGCCACTATTTTTTCTGGACTATATTGCCACAGGGAAACTCAAACCCGAACAACTAACCGAAGTGATTAAAGGGATTTCCTTGGGTTGTCAAAGTGCTGGTTGTGGCTTGCTCGGGGGGGAAACGGCAGAGATGCCCGGATTCTATGGGGCAGGTGAATATGATCTCGCTGGATTTGCCGTGGGAGTTGTGGAAAAGTCACTGTTACTTAATGGTACTCAGGTCAAAGACGGTGATGCCATTGTTGGTTTAGCCAGTAGTGGTTTACATAGTAATGGCTTTAGTTTAGTCAGAAAAATTATTGCGGATAAAGGGTTTAATTGGAGCGATCGCCCTTTCAAAAATTTAGATAAAGATGGAGATTTAGTAGATCAAACCCTCGGAGAAATTTGCCTAACTCCCACTCAAATTTATGTTAAGCCTGTTCTTTCCGCTCTAAAATCCTCTCTGAAAATTCATGGACTAGCACATATTACTGGTGGTGGGATTCCTGAAAATCTACCTCGATGCCTTGGGCAAGGACAGGTAATGGAAATTCTGCCCCAAAGTTGGGAAATTCCTCAGATTTTTCAGTGGTTAGCAGAACAAGGACAGGTTAATCAAGCGGATATGTTTGACACCTTTAACATGGGGATCGGCATGGCTGTGGTGATCGATCCTGACGATTTAGAACAAACGCTAGCGCACTTTACCAGTTATGACATCAAATCATGGCACATTGGCTGGGTTAGGACATCTTTATTTCCATCTGCACCCAAATCTATCTAA
- the dapF gene encoding diaminopimelate epimerase has protein sequence MTSQTIAFSKYHGLGNDFILIDNCSSKEPYLSPQLAIKYCDRHFGIGADGVIFLLSDGAQDSYRMRIYNSDGSEPEMCGNGIRCLAKFMQDLEIPTIENQYFLQTGAGLMVVKLNADGQVTVDMGEPRLLAQEIPTTLADRDQKVINQPLEIDGQIWNVTTVSMGNPHCITFVADADRIPLAELGIKFEHHPVFPKRTNTEFIEVVSSSYIKMRVWERGAGATLACGTGACASVVAGVLNGKCDRVCTVNLPGGDLQIHWDTTTNHIFMTGTAERVFTGTISEQLSVS, from the coding sequence ATGACATCTCAAACTATTGCTTTTAGTAAATATCATGGACTTGGTAATGATTTTATTCTGATTGATAATTGCAGTAGTAAAGAACCCTATTTATCACCACAGTTGGCTATTAAATATTGCGATCGCCACTTTGGGATTGGCGCAGATGGCGTAATTTTTCTGTTGTCTGATGGTGCTCAAGATAGCTATAGAATGCGGATATATAACTCCGATGGCTCTGAACCTGAGATGTGTGGTAATGGCATTCGTTGCCTCGCTAAATTTATGCAGGATTTAGAGATTCCCACCATAGAGAATCAATATTTTCTGCAAACGGGAGCAGGTTTAATGGTGGTGAAGCTTAATGCCGATGGACAAGTTACCGTGGATATGGGTGAGCCGAGATTATTGGCACAGGAAATTCCCACAACTTTAGCTGATAGAGATCAAAAAGTAATTAATCAGCCCCTAGAAATTGATGGGCAAATCTGGAATGTGACGACGGTAAGTATGGGTAATCCCCATTGTATAACCTTTGTAGCTGATGCCGATCGCATACCTTTAGCAGAACTAGGTATTAAATTTGAACATCATCCAGTATTTCCTAAACGCACGAATACGGAATTTATTGAAGTTGTCAGTTCTAGCTATATCAAAATGCGAGTATGGGAACGGGGAGCAGGGGCAACTCTAGCCTGTGGTACTGGTGCTTGTGCGTCTGTGGTGGCGGGTGTTTTAAATGGAAAATGCGATCGCGTATGTACAGTCAATTTACCAGGTGGGGATTTGCAAATTCATTGGGATACAACCACAAATCATATTTTTATGACAGGCACAGCCGAACGAGTTTTCACTGGCACAATTTCGGAGCAACTAAGTGTTAGCTAG
- a CDS encoding TIGR00300 family protein, giving the protein MTAAISFLMCPPDHYDVDYVINPWMEGNIHRSSRDRAVEQWQGLYATIQSLAEVHLIKPQKGVPDLVFTANAGMILGNIAIVSRFFHKERQGEEPYFKAWFEENGYKVFELPPELPFEGAGDALLDREGRWLWAGYGFRSELDSHPYLAKWLDIEVLSLRLMDNRFYHLDTCFCPLSGGYLLYYPPAFDYYSNQIIEMRVPPEKRIAISEPDALNFACNTVNIDRTVIMNKASVELKQVLAAKGFTVVETPLTEFLKAGGAAKCLTLRVTEPIIPIANEHIALESRIIELSGHLLDSGIVNHALDLVLEGGGSFQILDFKLGIQKQSTSEAKIRVSAPSHQVMNSIMTQLIDMGAVLPEQEASNADLEKVVQAGVAPEDFYASTIYPTEVRVDGHWIKCQFQRMDGALVVDRSSAIPTVKCKLLRDLELGEEVVVGVEGIRTAHKADTREKTTKEFSFMGAGVSSERRVELVVEQIAWELRQVRDRGGKVVVTAGPVVVHTGGVAHLSYLIREGYVQSLLGGNAIAVHDIEQSIMGTSLGVDMQRGVSVRGGHKHHLKVINTIRRYGSIAKAVEAGIIKSGIMYECIQKDIPFVLAGSIRDDGPLPDTEMDLIKAQRLYSEQVRGADMILMLSSMLHSIGVGNMTPAGVKMVCVDINPAVVTKLSDRGSVESVGVVTDVGLFLSLLVQQLGKLVSPFSKVD; this is encoded by the coding sequence ATGACCGCCGCAATTAGCTTTTTGATGTGTCCGCCTGATCACTACGATGTTGACTATGTAATTAACCCTTGGATGGAAGGTAATATTCACCGATCTAGTCGCGATCGCGCTGTGGAACAATGGCAGGGTTTATACGCAACGATTCAAAGCCTAGCGGAGGTACATTTAATTAAACCGCAAAAGGGAGTTCCAGACTTAGTTTTTACGGCTAATGCGGGCATGATTTTAGGTAATATTGCGATCGTTAGTCGGTTTTTCCATAAAGAACGCCAAGGGGAAGAGCCATACTTTAAGGCATGGTTTGAGGAAAATGGCTACAAAGTATTTGAATTACCTCCAGAATTACCCTTTGAAGGGGCAGGAGATGCGCTTTTAGACCGTGAGGGTCGGTGGTTGTGGGCGGGATATGGCTTTAGGTCTGAGTTGGATTCCCATCCATACTTGGCAAAGTGGCTAGATATTGAAGTACTATCCTTGCGACTGATGGATAACCGTTTCTACCATTTAGATACTTGCTTTTGTCCGCTCAGTGGGGGCTATTTACTCTACTATCCGCCTGCTTTTGATTACTACTCCAATCAAATTATTGAGATGCGGGTACCTCCCGAAAAGCGTATTGCTATTAGTGAGCCTGATGCTTTGAATTTTGCTTGTAATACGGTGAATATTGATCGCACGGTAATTATGAATAAGGCAAGTGTGGAACTCAAGCAAGTATTAGCAGCAAAAGGGTTTACGGTAGTTGAGACTCCTCTAACTGAGTTTTTAAAAGCAGGTGGTGCCGCCAAGTGCTTGACCTTACGGGTAACGGAGCCAATTATTCCCATTGCCAATGAGCATATTGCTTTGGAATCAAGAATTATTGAACTATCTGGACATCTGTTAGATTCGGGGATCGTTAATCATGCCCTTGATCTGGTTTTAGAAGGTGGCGGTAGCTTTCAAATTCTGGACTTTAAGCTGGGTATTCAAAAACAAAGCACATCTGAGGCAAAAATTCGGGTGTCTGCTCCTTCCCATCAAGTCATGAATTCAATTATGACTCAACTGATCGATATGGGAGCGGTATTGCCAGAGCAAGAGGCTTCTAATGCTGATTTAGAGAAGGTAGTGCAAGCGGGTGTTGCTCCTGAAGATTTCTATGCTTCGACTATTTACCCAACGGAAGTTCGAGTTGATGGACATTGGATCAAGTGCCAATTTCAGCGCATGGATGGAGCGTTAGTCGTTGATCGCAGTTCGGCAATTCCTACGGTTAAATGTAAACTTTTGCGGGATTTGGAATTAGGTGAAGAAGTCGTAGTGGGAGTGGAAGGTATCCGCACCGCCCATAAAGCTGATACTAGAGAAAAAACCACTAAGGAATTTTCATTCATGGGGGCTGGAGTCTCCAGTGAACGGCGGGTAGAACTTGTAGTTGAGCAAATTGCTTGGGAGCTTAGACAGGTTAGGGATCGTGGCGGTAAGGTTGTGGTCACAGCAGGTCCAGTGGTTGTGCATACGGGCGGGGTAGCTCATCTTTCCTATTTAATTCGAGAAGGTTATGTGCAGTCTTTATTAGGGGGAAATGCGATCGCTGTCCATGATATTGAGCAGTCAATTATGGGAACCTCTCTTGGTGTTGATATGCAACGGGGTGTGAGTGTGCGTGGTGGGCATAAGCATCATCTTAAGGTGATTAATACGATTCGTCGCTATGGCAGTATTGCTAAGGCTGTGGAAGCGGGGATCATTAAGTCGGGGATCATGTATGAGTGCATACAAAAAGATATTCCTTTTGTATTAGCGGGTTCAATCCGTGATGATGGTCCTTTGCCAGATACAGAAATGGATTTAATTAAGGCGCAAAGACTCTATAGCGAACAGGTCAGAGGTGCAGATATGATTTTGATGCTCTCCTCAATGCTCCATTCTATTGGCGTGGGTAATATGACTCCTGCTGGCGTAAAAATGGTGTGTGTGGACATTAATCCAGCCGTTGTAACTAAGCTTAGCGATCGCGGCTCGGTTGAATCTGTGGGTGTTGTTACTGATGTAGGGTTATTCCTAAGCTTATTAGTGCAGCAACTAGGAAAACTGGTGAGTCCTTTCTCAAAGGTTGATTAA
- a CDS encoding anhydro-N-acetylmuramic acid kinase encodes MKVIGLISGTSVDGIDAALVEINQSEQSIQSIKLNFITGKTFPYDRQLRDEILAVCAGEPRSIAQICNLDDAIANAFAQVANQIIDVTQIKPDLIASHGQTVFHRPPIESTLGYSVQLGRGAVIAKTTGIMTVSDFRTADIEAGGQGAPMVSMLDRLFLSQQGKHTVVQNIGGISNLTYLPASGDQVFGFDNAPGNVLIDMASSKLFGVDFDRNGELAAKGNADLSLIKVWLAQDFFLMPPPKSTGRELFCPSYLEQILSQCKHLSNHDILATLTEFTAKAIAQSYRLFLPDFPDRVLICGGGYRNAYLVKRLKALLAPALVMSTDQVGINSDFKEAIAFAVLGYLTFHGQCGNLPQVTGAKEPKVLGKIHLA; translated from the coding sequence ATGAAAGTGATTGGCTTGATCAGTGGCACCTCTGTGGATGGTATTGATGCGGCTTTGGTAGAGATTAATCAGTCCGAGCAATCTATTCAATCTATCAAGCTGAATTTTATTACTGGTAAAACTTTTCCCTATGATCGCCAACTTAGGGATGAGATTCTGGCAGTTTGTGCAGGGGAACCAAGATCGATCGCCCAAATTTGTAACCTTGATGATGCGATCGCTAATGCCTTTGCTCAGGTTGCTAATCAAATCATAGACGTAACGCAAATTAAACCCGATCTAATTGCATCCCACGGGCAAACCGTATTTCATCGTCCTCCCATAGAATCCACATTAGGTTACAGTGTGCAGCTAGGCAGAGGTGCCGTAATAGCCAAAACGACGGGGATCATGACTGTAAGCGACTTTCGCACTGCGGATATTGAAGCGGGTGGACAGGGTGCGCCGATGGTATCTATGCTGGATCGATTATTTTTATCCCAACAGGGTAAGCATACGGTTGTGCAGAACATTGGCGGGATCAGTAACCTTACTTACTTGCCTGCCAGCGGGGATCAAGTATTCGGCTTTGATAATGCTCCGGGTAATGTATTGATTGATATGGCAAGTTCCAAATTATTTGGGGTGGATTTTGACCGTAATGGGGAATTGGCAGCCAAAGGTAATGCCGACTTAAGCTTAATTAAAGTTTGGTTAGCGCAGGATTTTTTCCTGATGCCACCGCCTAAATCTACAGGACGGGAGCTATTTTGTCCCAGTTACCTAGAGCAAATTTTAAGTCAGTGTAAGCATTTATCAAATCATGACATTTTGGCAACCCTAACTGAATTTACAGCGAAGGCGATTGCTCAAAGTTATCGGTTATTTTTACCAGATTTTCCCGATCGAGTTTTGATTTGTGGTGGTGGCTATAGAAATGCCTACTTAGTGAAAAGACTGAAAGCACTTTTAGCTCCAGCCCTAGTAATGAGTACGGATCAAGTTGGAATTAACTCAGACTTCAAAGAAGCGATCGCCTTTGCGGTTTTAGGTTACCTCACCTTTCATGGTCAATGTGGCAATTTACCCCAAGTTACAGGTGCTAAGGAGCCTAAGGTCTTGGGTAAGATTCATTTAGCGTAA
- the proC gene encoding pyrroline-5-carboxylate reductase yields the protein MLNQIGIIGGGVMGEAIASCLIAKKVYNPQNIWITEPQAQRRDYLQTKYGVSVSDQSQDQSQNIDVLILAIKPQIFAVTAPNLALNQASLIISIMAGIGLSQLEAAFIGKSVIRAMPNTPAQIGVGITAIALGKLVEASQKLVAEKIFRVVGEVIEVPESLLDAVTGLSGSGPAYVSLITEALADGGVAAGLPRAIAMQLAIQTVLGTSQMLKETSIHPAQLKDQVTSPGGTTIAGIRQLEKSGVRSGIIEAVIAAAQRAKELGN from the coding sequence TTGTTAAATCAAATTGGCATTATTGGCGGTGGAGTCATGGGGGAGGCGATCGCCAGTTGCCTAATCGCTAAAAAAGTCTATAACCCCCAAAATATTTGGATTACCGAACCACAAGCTCAGCGTAGAGATTACCTTCAAACTAAGTATGGGGTTTCTGTTTCTGATCAGAGCCAAGATCAAAGTCAAAATATCGATGTTTTAATATTGGCGATTAAGCCCCAAATTTTCGCTGTCACCGCCCCAAATTTAGCCTTAAATCAGGCAAGTTTGATCATATCAATTATGGCAGGCATAGGGCTAAGTCAGTTAGAAGCGGCTTTTATTGGTAAATCTGTGATTAGGGCAATGCCAAATACTCCTGCTCAGATTGGGGTTGGCATTACAGCGATCGCTTTGGGTAAGTTAGTAGAGGCATCTCAGAAATTAGTTGCCGAAAAAATTTTTAGAGTGGTTGGGGAAGTGATCGAAGTCCCTGAATCTTTATTAGATGCGGTAACGGGTTTATCTGGCTCTGGTCCAGCCTATGTGTCTTTAATTACTGAAGCATTGGCAGATGGTGGTGTAGCGGCGGGTTTACCAAGGGCGATCGCCATGCAATTAGCAATTCAAACTGTGCTAGGAACCAGTCAAATGCTTAAAGAAACTAGTATTCATCCTGCCCAGCTTAAGGATCAAGTTACTAGTCCGGGGGGAACGACAATCGCGGGAATTAGACAATTAGAAAAATCGGGCGTGCGATCGGGCATAATTGAAGCTGTCATTGCAGCAGCACAACGTGCTAAAGAGTTAGGAAACTAG
- a CDS encoding cell division protein SepF: MGLFDKFKNMIGFEDAYAYDYDKLETEEKSLEVEETVATSEEVSAPPRRSRPSFFRGSMENSNNVIDMPGAGGTSEVVVMYPRKFEEMPAAIQALRERKSIVVNLTTMEPDQAQRCVDFVAGATYAIDGKQERVADSIFFFAPSCVNLTTHNTVTDEEVIPQQPKVTRVATPSWATESASRFG; the protein is encoded by the coding sequence ATGGGATTATTTGACAAATTTAAAAATATGATTGGGTTTGAAGATGCTTATGCCTACGATTATGACAAACTAGAAACCGAAGAAAAAAGTCTAGAAGTAGAAGAAACTGTGGCAACATCTGAAGAAGTTTCTGCTCCCCCCCGTCGTAGTCGCCCATCATTTTTTAGAGGAAGTATGGAAAATAGTAATAACGTAATTGATATGCCCGGTGCTGGTGGAACCTCTGAAGTTGTTGTTATGTATCCTCGCAAGTTTGAAGAAATGCCTGCGGCGATCCAAGCCCTGCGTGAGCGTAAGTCTATTGTTGTCAACCTGACCACTATGGAACCAGATCAGGCGCAGCGTTGTGTTGACTTTGTGGCTGGTGCCACCTATGCCATTGATGGTAAGCAAGAACGAGTCGCTGATAGTATCTTTTTCTTTGCTCCTTCCTGTGTGAATTTGACCACCCACAATACTGTTACCGATGAAGAAGTGATACCACAACAACCTAAGGTAACTCGTGTGGCTACGCCTTCTTGGGCAACTGAGTCTGCAAGCCGTTTCGGGTAG
- a CDS encoding YggS family pyridoxal phosphate-dependent enzyme produces the protein MTSPESVNSSIADRIFQIKQEIPPQVKLIAVSKYATVEAMREAYSAGIRDFGESRVQEAIAKKQQLQNLADITWHMIGTLQSNKARQALLNFDWIHAVDRLSLAQQLDRLILETNKQIKICLQVKPAHDPRKFGWSEQELIADLPALDACPNLQIMGLMTILPQGLDKSQSLNLFKKVADLKARLQLGQWQSLKNLRELSMGMSMDYDSAIASGATMIRVGSKIFG, from the coding sequence TTGACCAGTCCAGAATCAGTGAACAGTTCCATTGCCGATCGCATTTTTCAGATTAAGCAGGAAATTCCTCCTCAGGTTAAATTAATAGCTGTAAGTAAGTATGCAACTGTAGAGGCAATGCGAGAGGCATACAGTGCAGGGATCAGGGATTTTGGAGAGTCTAGGGTACAAGAGGCGATCGCTAAAAAGCAGCAACTCCAAAATTTAGCAGATATTACTTGGCACATGATTGGCACTTTGCAAAGCAATAAGGCAAGACAGGCACTACTAAACTTTGATTGGATTCATGCTGTGGATCGACTAAGCTTAGCACAGCAATTAGATCGCCTAATATTAGAAACAAATAAGCAAATTAAAATATGTCTGCAAGTCAAGCCAGCACATGATCCCCGCAAATTCGGATGGTCAGAACAGGAACTAATTGCCGATTTACCTGCCCTAGATGCCTGTCCAAATTTACAAATTATGGGATTAATGACAATTCTGCCCCAAGGATTAGATAAGTCACAGTCTCTGAATTTATTTAAGAAGGTCGCTGATTTAAAAGCTAGATTGCAACTGGGACAATGGCAAAGTCTTAAAAATCTGCGAGAGTTATCTATGGGAATGTCAATGGATTATGATAGTGCGATCGCTTCTGGGGCAACCATGATTCGAGTAGGTAGTAAAATTTTTGGATGA